A region from the Rosa rugosa chromosome 6, drRosRugo1.1, whole genome shotgun sequence genome encodes:
- the LOC133715161 gene encoding uncharacterized protein LOC133715161, with product MALRNPATVATLLLALLLISDPNFASAATGGRSGGSLFPSGGDSSSSSSSSSSSSSSWSGSSGSSDSWSWHHSPSSSSLSDGGFYVFLVLMAAVVGVAVICRCAGVGKTSVVKLQVGLVGKARSLQKDLNRLTETTDMSTSTGLSHLLTGASTSLLRNLDYCISSYSSVTRKSETEDAEQCFKQLSMEEAAKFDEVTLANVNNFIVHSTSQSPNEGHKEYIVVTILVATEGAPKLPSINGPGDLKKALQSLGSIPSNKILAVEVLWTPQQENDTLTEKELLKDYPQLRGFYDEGSLEEGPYDDSHPFLGVTVVKS from the exons ATGGCGTTGAGAAATCCGGCCACCGTCGCCACGTTATTGCTCGCTCTGCTATTGATTTCCGACCCCAATTTTGCGTCCGCCGCTACGGGTGGGCGGTCCGGCGGAAGCCTGTTCCCCTCCGGCggagattcttcttcttcttcatcttcatcttcatcttcgtctTCATCGTGGTCGGGGTCTTCGGGTTCATCGGACTCTTGGTCGTGGCACCACTCGCCGTCGTCGTCTTCCTTGTCGGACGGTGGATTCTACGTCTTCTTGGTTTTAATGGCGGCTGTGGTTGGTGTGGCGGTCATCTGCCGCTGTGCTGGTGTTGGGAAAACAAGCGTCGTCAAGCTTCAG GTTGGTCTGGTGGGCAAGGCGCGATCACTTCAAAAGGATCTTAATCGACTTACTGAAACTACAGATATGTCTACGTCTACGGGTTTGAGCCATCTTTTGACAG GGGCATCAACATCTTTGCTTCGCAATCTTGATTATTGCATCTCAAGTTATTCATCT GTTACTCGAAAGTCCGAGACAGAAGATGCAGAGCAATGCTTCAAACAACTCTCTATGGAAGAAGCAGCTAAATTTGATGAAGTGACACTCGCCAATGTGAACAACTTTATAGTGCATTCAACAAGCCAGTCACCAAATGAAGGCCACAAAGAATATATAGTG GTTACAATTTTGGTGGCTACTGAAGGAGCACCTAAGTTGCCTAGCATCAATGGCCCAGGTGACTTGAAGAAAGCATTACAGAGTCTTGGATCCATTCCCTCGAACAAAATACTG GCGGTTGAGGTCTTGTGGACTCCTCAACAAGAAAATGATACATTGACTGAGAAGGAACTACTTAAAGATTACCCGCAGTTGAGGGGCTTTTATGATGAAGGGTCACTTGAAGAAGGGCCATATGACGATTCCCACCCGTTCTTAGGGGTTACTGTCGTCAAGAGCTAG